One window of the Prionailurus bengalensis isolate Pbe53 chromosome E1, Fcat_Pben_1.1_paternal_pri, whole genome shotgun sequence genome contains the following:
- the LOC122485998 gene encoding ketosamine-3-kinase — MEALLRRELGCDFVKATGHSGGGCISQGQSYDTDRGRVFVKVNSKAEAKRMFEGEMASLMAILRTGTVKAPKPIKVLDAPGGGSMLVMEHLDMRYLSSHAAKLGAQLADLHLENKRLGETLQKEAGTVGKGGGRAERPFVDQFGFDVVTCCGYLPQVNVWQEDWVTFYARQRIQPQMDMVEKGSGDREALELWSALQLKIPDLFRDLDIVPALLHGDLWGGNVAEDSSGPIIFDPASFYGHSEYELAIAGMFGGFSRSFYSAYHSAIPKAPGFEARLQLYQLFHYLNHWNHFGSGYRGSSLSIMRNLIK; from the exons ATGGAGGCTCTGCTGAGGCGGGAGCTGGGCTGCGACTTCGTCAAGGCTACGGGTCACTCGGGGGGCGGGTGCATTAGCCAGGGCCAGAGTTACGACACGGACAGAGGACGCGTGTTTGTGAAAGTGAACTCCAAGGCGGAG GCCAAGAGAATGTTTGAAGGTGAGATGGCAAGTCTAATGGCCATCCTGAGAACGGGCACAGTGAAAGCGCCCAAGCCCATCAAGGTCCTCGACGCCCCGGGAGGCGGCAGCATGCTGGTGATGGAGCATTTGGACATGCGCTATCTGAGCAG TCATGCTGCAAAGCTTGGAGCCCAGCTCGCAGACCTGCATCTAGAGAACAAGAGGCTTGGGGAGACGCTCCAGAAGGAGGCCGGCACCGTGG GGAAAGGAGGCGGGCGGGCAGAACGGCCCTTCGTGGACCAGTTCGGGTTTGACGTGGTGACATGCTGTGGGTACCTTCCCCAG GTGAATGTCTGGCAGGAGGACTGGGTCACCTTCTACGCCCGGCAGCGCATTCAGCCCCAGATGGACATGGTGGAGAAGGGGTCTGGGGACAGGGAGGCCCTGGAGCTCTGGTCTGCCTTGCAG CTAAAGATCCCTGACCTGTTTCGTGACCTGGACATCGTCCCAGCCCTGCTGCATGGAGATCTCTGGGGAGGAAACGTGGCGGAGGACTCCTCTGGGCCCATCATTTTTGATCCGGCTTCTTTCTATGGCCACTCAGAATACGAGCTGGCGATAGCTGGCATGTTTGGGGGCTTCAGCCGCTCCTTCTACTCTGCCTACCACAGTGCAATCCCCAAGGCCCCAGGGTTTGAGGCGCGCCTGCAGTTGTATCAACTCTTCCACTATTTGAACCACTGGAACCACTTCGGATCAGGGTATAGAGGGTCCTCCCTGAGTATCATGAGGAATCTCATCAAATGA
- the FN3K gene encoding fructosamine-3-kinase has translation MEQLLRAELRTATLRAFGSPGAGCISEGRAYDTDAGPVFVKVNHRTQARQMFQGEMASLEALQATGLVRVPRPIKVIDLPGGGAAFVMEHLKMRSLSSQASKLGDQMADLHLYNQKLRDKSKEEENTVGRRTECAEPQYVSKFGFHTVTCCGFIPQVNEWQDDWSTFFARHRLQAQLDLIEKDYADREARELWSQLQVKIPDLFCGLEIVPALLHGDLWSGNVAEDDSGPIVYDPASFYGHSEFELAIALMFGGFPRSFFTAYHRKIPKAPGFDRRLLLYQLFNYLNHWNHFGRQYRSPSLGTMRKLLK, from the exons atggAGCAGCTGCTGCGAGCCGAGCTGCGCACCGCGACCCTGCGGGCCTTCGGGAGCCCCGGGGCCGGCTGCATCAGTGAGGGACGAGCCTACGACACGGATGCGGGCCCCGTTTTCGTCAAGGTCAACCACCGGACGCAG GCCCGGCAGATGTTCCAGGGAGAGATGGCCAGCCTGGAGGCCCTCCAGGCCACAGGCCTGGTTCGGGTACCACGGCCAATCAAGGTGATTGACCTGCCGGGAGGAGGGGCTGCCTTTGTGATGGAGCATCTGAAGATGAGGAGCTTGAGCag TCAGGCATCAAAACTCGGAGACCAGATGGCAGATTTGCACCTTTACAACCAGAAGCTCAGGGATAAGTCGAAGGAGGAGGAGAACACAGTGG GCCGGAGGACTGAGTGTGCTGAGCCCCAGTATGTGAGCAAGTTTGGCTTCCACACGGTGACATGCTGTGGCTTCATCCCTCAG GTGAATGAGTGGCAGGATGACTGGTCGACCTTCTTTGCCCGGCACCGTCTCCAAGCACAGCTGGACCTCATTGAAAAGGACTATGCTGACCGAGAGGCACGAGAACTGTGGTCACAACTACAG gtGAAGATCCCGGATCTGTTTTGTGGTCTAGAGATCGTCCCTGCCCTTCTTCATGGGGATCTCTGGTCAGGAAACGTGGCTGAGGATGACTCAGGGCCTATTGTTTATGACCCAGCTTCCTTCTATGGACATTCTGAATTTGAACTGGCAATTGCTTTGATGTTCGGGGGGTTTCCCAGATCTTTCTTCACTGCCTACCACCGGAAGATTCCCAAGGCTCCGGGGTTTGACAGGCGGCTCCTGCTCTATCAGCTCTTTAACTACCTGAACCACTGGAACCACTTTGGGCGGCAGTACAGGAGCCCATCCCTGGGCACCATGAGGAAGCTTCTCAAGTAG